Proteins co-encoded in one Stenotrophomonas maltophilia genomic window:
- a CDS encoding DUF6691 family protein, translated as MSRAIWAAGLSGALFGAGLALAGMTDPRRVLGFLDVAGDFDPTLAWVLGAAVLVSALGQRWVLRRTQPLFATGFQRPALTGVDARLLLGAALFGIGWGWAGYCPGPALAGLAVGSREALWFVPAMLAGFWLHARVTR; from the coding sequence ATGAGCCGCGCGATCTGGGCCGCAGGCCTGTCCGGCGCGCTGTTCGGCGCGGGGCTGGCACTGGCCGGCATGACCGACCCGCGCCGGGTGCTCGGCTTCCTCGACGTGGCCGGCGACTTCGATCCGACCCTGGCCTGGGTGCTGGGCGCGGCCGTGCTGGTCAGCGCGCTGGGCCAGCGCTGGGTGCTGCGGCGCACGCAGCCGCTGTTCGCCACGGGTTTCCAGCGGCCCGCGCTGACCGGCGTCGATGCGCGTCTGCTGCTGGGCGCGGCCCTGTTCGGCATCGGCTGGGGCTGGGCGGGCTACTGCCCGGGACCGGCCCTTGCCGGGCTGGCTGTGGGGTCGCGTGAAGCGCTGTGGTTCGTGCCCGCCATGCTGGCAGGCTTCTGGCTGCACGCGCGGGTCACGCGCTGA
- a CDS encoding YeeE/YedE family protein, translating into MNVPWAALAGGGLIGLAAVLLLATTGRVAGISGIAAGTLRPAQGERGWRWAFLLGLLLAAGAVLWWQAAPGQPARALIRDALPAWQLVGAGLLVGFGTRLGNGCTSGHGVCGMARGSRRSLAAVLVFMGCAMLTTFVIRHGGAIA; encoded by the coding sequence ATGAACGTGCCATGGGCGGCACTGGCCGGTGGCGGGCTGATCGGGCTGGCTGCGGTGCTGTTGCTGGCGACCACCGGCCGCGTGGCCGGCATCAGCGGGATCGCGGCCGGCACGCTGCGCCCCGCGCAGGGCGAGCGCGGTTGGCGCTGGGCCTTCCTGCTCGGTCTGCTGCTGGCAGCGGGCGCAGTGCTGTGGTGGCAAGCGGCGCCCGGGCAGCCGGCGCGCGCGCTGATCCGCGATGCGCTGCCAGCCTGGCAGCTGGTCGGCGCGGGCCTTCTGGTCGGCTTCGGAACCCGGCTGGGCAATGGCTGCACCAGTGGACACGGCGTGTGCGGCATGGCGCGTGGTTCGCGCCGGTCATTGGCCGCGGTGCTGGTGTTCATGGGCTGCGCGATGCTGACCACCTTCGTGATCCGTCACGGCGGAGCCATCGCATGA
- a CDS encoding ArsR/SmtB family transcription factor: MARAPLDATAMAEHAAHAAALLKSLAHPARLQVLCRLVEGEAPVPELQALTGLSASALSQHLAVLRALDIVATRRQAQSIHYRMIEGPALGVLQALHAAYCGGPAR, encoded by the coding sequence ATGGCCCGCGCCCCGCTCGACGCCACCGCGATGGCCGAACATGCCGCGCATGCGGCCGCCCTGCTCAAGAGCCTGGCCCACCCGGCGCGTCTGCAGGTGCTGTGCCGGCTGGTGGAAGGCGAAGCGCCGGTACCGGAACTGCAGGCGTTGACCGGGCTGAGCGCATCGGCGCTGTCGCAGCATCTGGCGGTGCTGCGCGCACTGGACATCGTGGCGACGCGGCGCCAGGCACAATCGATCCACTACCGGATGATCGAAGGCCCGGCACTGGGCGTACTGCAGGCATTGCACGCCGCCTACTGCGGCGGCCCGGCACGCTGA
- a CDS encoding BLUF domain-containing protein, translating to MPLRAIAYVSQASPDLSPERLDALVEDAARFNKLAGVTGVLLHDGGRFLQYIEGPPDGIDSVYERILQAGSHVDIVELARGRLGQRQFPYWAMRALAVDAMLLRQLSSGDWSGFTRALQGDRSAPTPVDLLDTVVQPVLHAV from the coding sequence ATGCCTCTGCGCGCCATTGCCTACGTCAGCCAGGCGTCACCGGACCTGTCACCCGAAAGGCTGGATGCATTGGTCGAAGACGCCGCGCGCTTCAACAAGCTGGCCGGGGTGACAGGCGTACTGCTGCATGACGGCGGTCGCTTCCTGCAGTACATCGAAGGGCCGCCGGATGGCATCGATTCGGTGTACGAACGCATCCTGCAGGCGGGCAGCCATGTCGACATCGTGGAGCTGGCGCGCGGGCGTCTGGGCCAGCGCCAGTTTCCCTACTGGGCGATGCGTGCACTGGCGGTGGACGCGATGCTGCTGCGCCAGCTCTCATCCGGCGACTGGTCCGGGTTTACCCGCGCCCTGCAGGGCGACCGTTCCGCGCCCACGCCGGTGGACCTGCTCGACACCGTCGTGCAGCCGGTGCTGCACGCCGTTTGA
- a CDS encoding hybrid sensor histidine kinase/response regulator has translation MNLLPPDPAQSQTPVNLLIVDDVPQNLVAMQALLQREGVNLLLAGSGAQALELLLEHEVALALLDVHMPEIDGFTLAELMRGSHRSRTIPIIFLTASPDDPVRAFKGYETGAVDFLHKPVAPQVILSKVNVFIELYQQRQLLKARNEALERALKLNETMAAVLTHDLRTPLSAILLCADKLALDLPADNIGARQTLAHLEASTLRMARMVEQLLDFSRIRSGGLRLQASSCDLGDVARAVVAEAGSAHGHSRISLDMHGDTALQGDFDRLGQVAANLIGNALTHGNEARVEVDGRDARNVLLRVSNAGHIDEALLPRLFEPFKASFHPSNGLGLGLYIVDQFVRAHGGRIQASNEAGQVVFEARLPRRCDGPGVTAN, from the coding sequence ATGAACCTGCTGCCACCGGACCCTGCGCAATCGCAGACCCCGGTCAACCTGCTGATCGTCGATGACGTGCCGCAGAACCTGGTAGCCATGCAGGCGCTGCTGCAGCGCGAGGGCGTGAATCTGCTGCTGGCCGGCTCGGGCGCACAGGCGCTGGAGCTTCTGCTGGAACATGAGGTGGCGTTGGCGTTGCTGGACGTGCACATGCCGGAGATCGACGGCTTCACCCTGGCCGAACTGATGCGGGGTTCGCACCGCAGCCGCACCATCCCGATCATCTTCCTGACCGCCTCGCCGGATGACCCGGTGCGCGCCTTCAAGGGCTATGAGACCGGCGCGGTGGATTTCCTGCACAAGCCGGTGGCGCCGCAGGTGATCCTGAGCAAGGTCAATGTCTTCATCGAGCTGTACCAGCAGCGGCAGCTGCTGAAGGCGCGCAACGAGGCATTGGAGCGCGCCCTCAAGCTCAACGAGACCATGGCGGCGGTGCTGACCCACGACCTGCGCACGCCGTTGTCGGCGATCCTGTTGTGCGCCGACAAGCTGGCGCTGGACCTGCCTGCCGACAACATCGGCGCCCGCCAGACGCTGGCCCACCTGGAGGCCAGTACGCTGCGCATGGCGCGGATGGTGGAGCAGCTGCTGGACTTCTCGCGGATCCGCAGCGGCGGCCTGCGCCTGCAGGCGAGCAGCTGCGATCTGGGCGATGTGGCGCGTGCGGTGGTGGCCGAAGCCGGCAGCGCGCATGGCCACTCGCGGATCAGCCTGGACATGCACGGTGACACCGCGCTGCAGGGCGATTTCGATCGCCTCGGCCAGGTCGCGGCCAACCTGATCGGCAATGCGCTGACTCATGGCAACGAGGCGAGGGTGGAGGTGGATGGCCGCGATGCGCGCAACGTGCTGCTGCGGGTGAGCAATGCCGGGCACATCGATGAAGCCCTGCTGCCGCGCCTGTTCGAACCGTTCAAGGCCAGCTTCCATCCCAGCAACGGGTTGGGCCTGGGCCTGTACATCGTCGATCAGTTCGTACGTGCCCACGGCGGGCGCATCCAGGCCAGCAACGAGGCCGGGCAGGTGGTGTTCGAGGCGCGACTGCCCCGACGCTGCGACGGCCCGGGCGTGACCGCAAACTGA
- a CDS encoding chemotaxis protein CheB: protein MAMSTRPGLLVIGASAGGVAALQSVLGALPATFPAPVLAVLHLPRDRTSRIAEVLTPCCALPVREAEDKQPLQPGTVTFAPPDYHLLVEDAASVALSVDAPVLYSRPAIDPLFESAAAVFGPQVLALLLTGASSDGSEGVAAVRAAGGHAWLQCPEEAEASMMPASALQHAGADAVLPLELMCRRLKEFSA from the coding sequence ATGGCCATGAGCACGCGGCCTGGGTTGCTGGTGATCGGCGCATCCGCAGGCGGGGTTGCTGCCCTGCAATCGGTGCTCGGTGCGCTGCCCGCAACGTTTCCCGCGCCGGTGCTGGCGGTGCTGCATCTGCCACGCGATCGCACCAGCCGCATTGCCGAAGTGCTGACGCCCTGCTGTGCGCTGCCGGTGCGCGAGGCGGAGGACAAGCAGCCGCTGCAGCCGGGAACCGTCACCTTCGCCCCGCCGGACTATCATCTGCTGGTGGAAGACGCGGCCTCGGTAGCGCTGTCGGTTGACGCGCCGGTGCTGTATTCGCGCCCGGCCATCGACCCGTTGTTCGAATCGGCTGCTGCGGTGTTTGGCCCGCAGGTACTGGCCCTGTTGCTGACCGGGGCCAGCAGCGACGGCAGCGAAGGGGTGGCTGCGGTTCGCGCTGCTGGTGGCCACGCCTGGCTGCAATGTCCCGAGGAGGCCGAGGCATCGATGATGCCGGCCTCCGCCCTGCAGCACGCTGGCGCCGATGCCGTGCTGCCCCTTGAACTGATGTGCCGTCGCCTGAAGGAGTTCTCCGCATGA
- a CDS encoding CheR family methyltransferase — MNDQALFDLELKVLLEAIYQRYHYDFRSYAVSSLRRRMRQAMQRYECERLADLQHRLLHEPELFAQAMQFFTVQVSEMFRDPAYFRELREQVVPVLRTYPSVKLWVAGCSTGEEVWSLAILLHEEGLLERSIVYATDINPSALATAEAGAYGIDRMAQFSRNYLAAGGTASLSDYYATAYDGAVFDRQLRRNVVFADHSLATDTVFSEVHLVSCRNVLIYFNRDLQDRAVGLFREALVHRGFLGLGSKESLQFGRHHDAFEVCSREHRLYRKVA; from the coding sequence ATGAACGATCAGGCGCTGTTCGACCTGGAACTGAAGGTCCTGCTGGAGGCGATCTACCAGCGCTACCACTACGACTTCCGCAGCTACGCGGTGTCATCGCTGCGGCGGCGCATGCGCCAGGCCATGCAGCGCTACGAGTGCGAACGCCTGGCCGACCTGCAGCATCGCCTGCTGCACGAGCCGGAGCTGTTCGCCCAGGCGATGCAGTTCTTCACCGTGCAGGTGTCGGAGATGTTCCGAGATCCGGCCTACTTCCGCGAATTGCGCGAGCAGGTGGTGCCGGTGCTGCGCACCTATCCCTCGGTGAAGTTGTGGGTAGCCGGTTGCAGCACGGGTGAGGAGGTCTGGTCGCTGGCGATCCTGTTGCACGAGGAAGGCCTGCTCGAGCGCAGCATTGTCTACGCCACCGACATCAACCCGTCGGCGCTGGCCACGGCCGAGGCCGGCGCCTATGGCATCGACCGGATGGCCCAGTTCAGCCGCAACTACCTGGCCGCCGGTGGCACCGCGTCGTTGTCGGACTACTACGCCACCGCGTACGACGGCGCCGTGTTCGACCGCCAGCTGCGCCGCAACGTAGTGTTCGCCGATCACAGCCTGGCCACCGATACCGTGTTCTCCGAAGTGCACCTGGTGTCGTGCCGCAATGTGCTGATCTATTTCAACCGCGATCTGCAGGACCGCGCCGTAGGCCTGTTCCGCGAGGCGCTGGTGCATCGTGGCTTCCTCGGCCTGGGCAGCAAGGAGTCGCTGCAGTTCGGGCGTCACCATGATGCCTTCGAGGTCTGTTCGCGCGAACATCGCCTGTACCGGAAGGTTGCGTGA